From a region of the Vanrija pseudolonga chromosome 2, complete sequence genome:
- the estB_0 gene encoding Extracellular esterase EstB, with product MRLSWIASALVASTAVMAAPAVDETRIAARATSGINDYNCQPQPGKNPVIFLHGLGAPSGINWFTKAPIVAANGYCVFTPQYGSVNQIWFGFASMRDSSKEVAGIVQKVLQSTGAKKVNIVGHSMGTTVGSYYIKFDGGKDFVEHFVGFGANYKGTSLYGLDWLVHTIPGVTPAVRAVCKSCVEFLPPSAFLDDLNRGGVSVPGVDYTTISSKLDEFVLPYTSGQLTGEPGVTNIVIQTQCGWIPDLAGHLAQAVDPNVTAWILWALGGKKGPIPGCVPNLLISKREDVPAIEA from the exons TGCTCGCGCCACATCCGGTATCAACGACTACAACTGCCAACCTCAGCCTGGCAAGAACCCCGTCATCTTCCTCCACGGTCTCGGG GCCCCGTCGGGAATCAACTGGTTCACAAAGGCCCCAATCGTCGCTGCCAACGGCTACTGCGTCTTCACCCCGCAGTACGGGTCGGTGAACCAGATCTGGTTCGGCTTCGCGTCGATGCGCGACAGCTCCAAGGAGGTGGCCGGCATTGTGCAAAAGGTCCTCCAGTCCACTGGTGCCAAGAAGGTCAACATCGTCGGTCACTCGATGGGCACGACTGTCGGCTCGTACTACATCAAGTTTGATGGCGGCAAGGACTTTGTCGAGCACTTTGTCGGCTTTGGCGCCAACTACAAGGGCACGTCGCTGTACGGCCTTGACTGGCTCGTCCACACTATCCCAGGCGTCACTCCCGCCGTCCGGGCCGTCTGCAAGTCCTGCGTCGAGTTCCTCCCCCCCTCGGCGTTCCTCGATGACCTCAACCGTGGAGGTGTCTCAGTCCCCGGTGTCGACTACACCACCATCTCGTCCAAGCTTGACGAGTTTGTCCTTCCCTACACCAGCGGCCAGCTCACAGGCGAGCCCGGAGTTACCAACATTGTCATTCAGACGCAGTGTGGCTGGATTCCTGACCTTGCTGGTCACCTCGCCCAGGCTGTTGACCCCAATGTCACTGCCTGGATCCTCTGGGCTCTGGGCGGCAAGAAGGGTCCCATCCCCGGCTGTGTCCCCAATCTCCTCATCTccaagcgcgaggacgtTCCGGCCATTGAGGCCTAA
- the SHO1 gene encoding High osmolarity signaling protein SHO1, with the protein MFDNGLDVGVVFRHPTLLVTFALGIPGWLVAFAAQCALQAGKQTVKVGNTTTTISTSGVNGAGSLWFAIWVQLFLIIGIFLACASDCIATYRLQISIFTAVSLVFAVIGVDAHIYDKGHGAALATAAGWLILAIVDILWLLLFTSEEGSLLYHVLNGNSGLSWGGLSRGRSLRNSHNETGVYQSESAGLRHGAADRGMSSHDIPTGNGNGYGMGPTLGSAPNGLNGMATGGYSSAPTMDTVASKANANTSVSRDDFSVVGGGSVDNVTYKHRAKANYAYTASPDDPNEVSFAKGDILDVVDTTGKWYQVRTPSGQVGIAPSNYLSLL; encoded by the exons ATGTTCGacaacggcctcgacgtgGGCGTCGTCTTCAGACACCCCACCCTTCTCGTCACCTTTGCCCTCGGCATCCCAGGATGGCTCGTCGCCTTTGCAGCCCAGTGTGCCCTCCAGGCTGGAAAACAAACCGTCAAGG TCGGCAATACGACTACCACTATTTCAACGTCAGGTGTCAACGGCGCCGGTTCTCTCTGGTTCGCCATCTGGGTCCAGCT CTTCCTGATCATCGGCATTTT CCTTGCCTGTGCTTCCGACTGCATCGCGACCTACCGCCTTCAGATCTCCATCTTCACGGCTGTCTCACTCGTCTTCGCGGTCATTGGGGTTGACGCCCACATCTACGACAagggccacggcgccgccctcgccactgctgccggctggctcatcctcgccatTGTTGAC ATTCTGTggctcctcctcttcacaTCAGAGGAGGGCTCCCTCCTCTACCACGTGCTCAACGGCAACAGCGGCCTCTCGTGGGGCGGCCTCTCGCGCGGCCGCTCTCTCCGCAACTCGCACAACGAGACGGGCGTGTACcagtccgagtcggccggcctccgccacggcgccgccgaccgcggcATGAGCTCGCATGACATCCCCACCGGCAACGGTAACGGCTACGGCATGGGCCCAACACTTGGCAGCGCCCCCAACGGGCTGAACGGCATGGCCACTGGTGGATACTCGTCCGCCCCCACAATGGACACGGTGGCGTCCAAAGCCAATGCCAACACGTCGGTGTCGCGCGACGACTTTAgcgtcgttggcggcggaAGCGTTGACAACGTCACGTACAAGCACCGCGCAAA GGCAAACTACGCCTACACCGCCTCTCCCGATGACCCGAACGAGGTCTCGTTCGCAAAGGGCGacatcctcgacgtcgtcgacacgacAGGCAAGTGGTACCAGGTCcggacgccgagcggacAAGTTGGT ATCGCCCCCTCCAACTACCTTTCCCTGCTTTGA
- the Cog8 gene encoding Conserved oligomeric Golgi complex subunit 8, giving the protein MEEAEEPAPSLTDLLQATAATRRSQAPDLASPAASSYLDELLALPLKSILAEASAISAEAASVESELTNLCFREYPTFISVHKCSSAVTSAFDDFSESLGNLLDAVPALEDECRTFVKSTSGVQNTRAKAALVQEHQDKLFDLLEIPQLMDTCVRNGYYQEALELGAHAEQLVARYPGIELVQDVAKEVEGVFQLMLVQLLALLREPIKLPALVKTVSYLRRLKSIDETELGLVFLMSRLSNFRTHLAGLDRDRPDPVRYVRKYVDLFREHIFDIISQFSAIFLESTSANSGIAASQLASFVGQCVHELVDLVAKQVPKMSNDSASLSSILVQLGYCSLAFARVGLDFSALITEPFADAVKDAFSQTIEAATSSLSATLTQGAKAAAHPSQTLMAHEYLQPLLASESPLGFVKWDGTFEHLPTDLARFPPLAILVNGHLSALNSLRLLAPLSLHPLLAATQAASLRISTVAITQYVQQLAAVADHLSDAPTSPTRSSGGRAHLIRRNSETQLTPEARSAKRRETRWVCSAFADTWVRVVVPLLIDALNRGVYDNEGHVVSPSKELQQALDALSAWVDDQADEKAPLAVKTGANGADRNGFAKTPTGSGAPSPVPILEEEVEATAITAEPEEAAEEIAAVERAVEKLDEPEPPAPVPAAPSEPLPTANTTPPEAKHAGTNGSASKPASVEEVEEVEEKLSVPAPTERAAEAAPPVAEKAAEVESKPAEVERAVDVKSAPIEVESSPVAQKTGQAPAVEEPAAVLLAPTPVPEKTVEAPAIDEPDAELAAEPPVKAEALPENTAPSTDSPSEAAPPSQPIEVAAPAPEPELSDEPLPKEVTGPEPITTSEAPSATASTAPTAHAATDNSVAETPVESIPPQKHEAAATVESAAPSVDVVRDASKQVLREPATAAVDVLPAAVVPEPMPQSQPDDASHVTPPPPVDETPDASAVDTPADTPADTPADTPAAVTDSSAQPSAANSRAASPTPGDAPSTSGGGGAKKKNKKKKGKK; this is encoded by the exons ATGGAGGAGGCGGAAG AGCCGGCTCCGTCTCTCACAGACCTCCTCcaggcgaccgcggcgacgcggcgctcgcagGCGCCCGACCTGGCGTCGCCCGCAGCCTCGAGctacctcgacgagctgctcgcgctcccgctcAAGTcgatcctcgccgaggcgtcaGCCATATCCGCCGAAGCCGCGTCCGTCGAGAGCGAGCTCACAAATCTCTGCTTTAGGGAGTACCCGACCTTCATCTCGGTGCACAAGTGCTCGTCGGCAGTCACGAGCGCGTTTGACGACTTCTCCGAGTCGCTCGGCAACCTGCTTGATGCGGTCCCtgccctcgaggacgagtgcCGCACGTTTGTCaagagcacgagcggcgtcCAGAACACGCGagccaaggccgcgctcgtgcagGAGCACCAGGACAAGCTGttcgacctcctcgagatCCCCCAGCTCATGGACACTTGTGTACGCAATGGATACTACCAGGAGGCGCTGGAGCTGGGTGCGCATGctgagcagctcgtcgcaCGCTATCCCGGCATTGAGCTCGTCCAGGACGTAgccaaggaggtcgagggcgtgtTCCAGCTCATGCTGGtccagctgctcgcgctcctccgcgaGCCGATCAAGCTGCCTGCGCTAGTCAAGACGGTCAGCTACCTCCGCCGGCTCAAGTCGATCGACGAGACGGAGCTTGGGCTCGTGTTCCTCATGTCGCGCCTGTCCAACTTCCGCACGCATCTCGCTGGTCTCGATCGCGACCGCCCAGACCCGGTCCGATACGTGCGCAAGTACGTCGACCTGTTCCGAGAGCACATTTTCGACATCATCTCGCAGTTCTCGGCCATCTTCCTCGAGTCGACCAGCGCAAACTCGGGCATCGCGGCGTCGCAGCTCGCGTCGTTTGTTGGCCAGTGCGtccacgagctcgtcgacctcgtcgcaAAGCAGGTGCCCAAGATGTCAAACGACAgcgcgtcgctctcgtcgatCCTGGTTCAGCTCGGATACTGTTCGCTGGCGTTTGCTcgtgtcggcctcgacttTTCGGCCCTCATCACCGAGCCGTTTGCAGATGCCGTCAAGGACGCTTTCTCCCAGACTATCGAAGCTGCGACCAGCTCGCTCTCGGCCACGTTGACGCAAGgcgccaaggctgctgcgCACCCCTCACAGACGCTCATGGCACACGAGTACCTCCAGCCGCTGCTCGCATCAGAGTCTCCACTCGGCTTCGTCAAGTGGGACGGCACGTTTGAGCACCTCCCCACCGACCTCGCTCGCTTCCCTCCCCTGGCCATCCTTGTCAACGGCCACCTTTCCGCCCTCAACTCTCTCCGCCTGTTGGCCCCTCTCTCCCTCCACCCGCTCCTTGCAGCAACACAGGCTGCGTCTCTGCGGATATCGACAGTGGCCATCACGCAATACGTGCAGCAGCTGGCCGCTGTTGCCGACCACCTGAGCGACGCACCGACATCACCAACGCGCTCATCTGGCGGCAGGGCGCACCTCATCCGCCGCAACTCGGAGACGCAGCTCACGCCCGAGGCGCGCTCCGCCAAGCGGCGCGAGACGCGCTGGGTGTGCTCCGCCTTTGCAGACACATGGGTCAGGGTCGTCGTTCCGCTGCTCATCGACGCGCTGAACCGCGGTGTGTACGACAACGAGGGGCATGTGGTGTCGCCGTCAAAGGAGCTTCAGCAGGCGCTGGATGCCTTGTCGGCGTGGGTCGACGACCAGGCCGACGAAAAGGCGCCACTGGCAGTCAAGACTGGCGCCAACGGCGCAGACAGGAACGGCTTCGCGAAGACACCGACTGGATCCGGCGCCCCAAGCCCCGTGCCCATtcttgaggaggaggtcgaggccacAGCCATCACCGcggagcccgaggaggccgcAGAGGAGATTGCCGCCGTGGAAAGGGCTGTGGAGAAGCTAGACGAGCCAGAACCGCCAGCCCCTGTCCCAGCGGCGCCCTCGGAACCATTGCCAACTGCCAACACTACACCACCAGAAGCCAAGCACGCTGGAACAAACGGTTCTGCATCTAAGCCCGCCtccgtcgaggaggttgaggaagTTGAGGAGAAGCTTTCAGTCCCTGCACCGACCGAGAGGGCTGCTGAGGCTGCGCCACCCGTTGCGGAGAAGGCGGCGGAAGTGGAGTCGAAGCCTGCGGAGGTTGAGCGGGCCGTTGACGTGAAGTCCGCACCAATCGAAGTGGAGTCGTCACCAGTAGCTCAGAAGACTGGACAGGCACCTGCTGTCGAGGAGCCCGCCGCAGTTTTATTGGCACCGACACCAGTCCCAGAAAAGACTGTAGAGGCCCCAGCGATCGACGAGCCTGACGCCGAGTTGGCGGCAGAACCGCCCGTgaaggccgaggccctccCAGAAAACACCGCACCTTCGACGGATTCTCCATCTGAAGCAGCACCCCCTTCTCAGCCTATCGAAGTAGCGGCGCCAGCTCCTGAACCAGAGTTATCAGACGAGCCATTACCGAAAGAGGTTACTGGCCCAGAGCCGATAACAACATCCGAGGCACCATCAGCAACGGCATCAACAGCACCGACAGCCCACGCTGCAACGGACAACAGCGTTGCAGAGACCCCCGTGGAGTCAATACCACCCCAGAAGCAtgaggccgctgccaccgtGGAATCTGCGGCCCCGTCTGTTGACGTGGTTCGAGACGCGTCCAAACAAGTTTTACGGGAACCTGCCACGGCGGCTGTTGATGTTTTGCCCGCGGCTGTTGTTCCTGAGCCCATGCCACAGTCACAACCAGACGACGCGTCACATGTAacaccacctccaccagtCGACGAAACACCAGACGCGTCTGCCGTcgacacgcccgccgacacgcccgccgacacACCCGCCGACACACCCGCAGCCGTCACCGACTCCTCGGCCCAGCCGTCGGCAGCcaactcgcgcgccgcgtcgcccacgcccggcgacgcgccgagcaccagtgggggcggtggggcgaagaagaagaacaagaagaagaagggcaagaagtaG
- the Pfdn6 gene encoding Prefoldin subunit 6: MADKKIAAIQAKLQESSRDFQKLESDMAGTIEARQRLDAQLSENQQEFEGLKAHNTVFKLIGPGLVPQDQAEARANVQKRLEFIKSEITRVEKQIKDQDAVASKKKDEIMALQREFQALQPPSAVPAK; the protein is encoded by the exons ATGGCAGACAAGAAGATCGCGGCGATCCAGGCAAAGCTGCAGGAGTCGTCGCGCGACTTTCAAAAGCTCGAGTCGG ACATGGCCGGCACCATCGAGGCGCGCCAGCGGCTGGACGCGCAGCTGTCCGAGAACCAGCAG GAGTTTGAGGGCCTCAAGGCGCACAACACGGTGTTCAAGCTCATCGGCCCCGGGCTCGTGCCGCAGgaccaggccgaggcgcgggcCAACGTCCAGAAACGTCTCGAGTTCATCAAGAGCGAGAT TACGCGCGTCGAGAAGCAGATCAAGGACCAGGACGCCGTGGCgtcgaagaagaaggacgag ATCATGGCCCTCCAGCGCGAGTTCCAGGCGCTGCAGCCCCCCAGCGCTGTGCCGGCCAAGTAG
- the sut1_0 gene encoding General alpha-glucoside permease has product MTSPRTPRRFGSREPITPGRDDANGANSASPLGLGQPPGRQGGSGGERYTSLSSLMRSPDPASPTGRNGASGWRLPITEGVVVHDSNGNGVAHNRGREKQRLSLWRLMALTVSMGGSQIAWTVELGYGTPYLRDLGMSESMTSLVWLAGPISGLVVQPLIGAISDSSTSRYRRRYWVVASTVLLVLSGLGLAFTEPVAKAIVDLFGGGQGDWDPNTGAMVRELAIAIAIFCFYCLDFALNGLQASLRNLVFDVTPSDQLNSANVWNGRFNHLGNIVGFTMGYMNLNNVWGLKWLGGDQFRKLCVLSLILLVITVWITCHFIEEDERATHFHRRSKLRDILATIKEAIVTLPKPVRRICMVQIAAFMGWFPFLFYATYYVINVMAYELGHEPDLTVATRAGSFALLIYSFVAIIAGTVLPWFSERDPRLVGATYDDDSADEDETLDSEFARDRAHQAEVERVREMVRQWKLEVVRDGKELKLPRMPFLLRNIWTWALVLFFVLMMGTFAVQKVWQATILISLVGICWAVACWVPFAMIMEFLKELEQPGANGTNGAATDDRPAHGRSSSLGPAFRPGQNSTLSETTPLMRSYSTADLEGASMEFAGQGSVAGGTIMGIHNLAIVFPQFIVALVASVIFRVADGDAGDSAPAFDEVFKAKTGVAWVLRFGGLMALVGAVICRQVPPTKTEKIMRRRLAEIREEIGE; this is encoded by the exons ATGACAAGCCCAAGAACACCGCGGCGCTTCGGCTCAAGAGAACCCATCACAccggggcgcgacgacgcaaaCGGTGCGAACAGCGCAAGCCCATTAGGCCTGGGACAGCCGCCAGGAAGAcaaggcggcagcggtggcgagcGTTACACTTCACTCTCGTCGCTCATGCGCTCCCCGGACCCCGCGTCTCCCACGGGCCGCAACGGCGCATCGGGGTGGCGGCTGCCGATTACCGAGGGTGTCGTGGTGCACGATTCGAACGGCAACGGCGTGGCACACAACCGCGGCCGGGAGAAGCAGCGCCTCAGCCTCTGGCGGCTGATGGCGCTCACCGTGTCCATGGGCGGGAGCCAG ATCGCTTGGACAGT CGAGCTAGGCTACGGCACGCCCTACCTCCGAGACCTGGGCATGTCCGAGTCCATGACGTCGCTGGTATGGCTCGCAGGTCCCATATccggcctcgtcgtgcaGCCACTTATTGGGGCAATCTCGGACAGCTCGACATCGCGCTACCGACGCAGATACTGGGTCGTGGCTAGTAccgtgctcctcgtcctctcggGTCTCGGGCTCGCGTTCACCGAGCCGGTGGCCAAGGCGATCGTGGACCTGTTTGGCGGCGGACAAGGCGACTGGGACCCGAACACAGGTGCCATGGTGCGCGAACTGGCCATTGCGATCGCCATCTTCTGCTTCTACTGCCTCGACTTTGCGCTCAACGGCCTGCAGGCGTCACTGCGCAACCTCGTGTTCGACGTCACGCCGAGCGACCAGCTCAACTCGGCCAATGTCTGGAACGGGCGCTTCAACCACCTCGGCAACATTGTCGGGTTTACAATGGGATACATGAACCTCAACAATGTGTGGGGGTTGAAGTGGCTCGGAGGGGACCAGTTCCGCAAGCTCTGCGTGCTGTCCCTCATCCTCCTTGTCATCACCGTCTGGATCACATGCCACTTtatcgaggaggacgagcgtgCGACCCACTTCCATCGCCGATCAAAACTCCGCGACATCCTGGCTACCATCAAGGAAGCAATCGTCACGCTCCCAAAGCCCGTTAGGCGCATCTGTATGGTCCAGATCGCCGCCTTCATGGGCTGGTTCCCATTCCTCTTCTACGCGACCTACTACGTCATCAACGTCATGGCGTATGAGCTAGGTCACGAGCCTGACTTGACAGTTGCGACGCGCGCAGGAAGCTTCGCGCTCCTCATCTACTCGTTCG TGGCGATCATTGCTGGCACCGTTCTTCCGTGGTTCTCAGAGCGCGACCCCCGCCTTGTGGGCGCCACCTACGATGACGACTCtgcagacgaggacgagacgcTCGACTCGGAGTTTGCGAGGGATCGCGCTCATCAGGCCGAAGTGGAGCGAGTCCGCGAAATGGTCCGCCAGTGGAAGCTGGAAGTCGTTAGGGAtggcaaggagctcaagctGCCCAGGA TGCCGTTCTTACTTCGCAACATCTGGACTTGGGCACTGGTCCTCTTTTTCGTCCTCATGATGGGGACATTTGCTGTCCAGAAGGTTTGGCAGGCCACGatcctcatctcgctcgtcggcatctgCTGGGCTGTTGCCTGTTGGGT CCCCTTTGCCATGATCATGGAGTTCCTCAAGGAGTTGGAGCAGCCCGGAGCCAATGGCACAAACGGAGCAGCGACGGACGATCGCCCCGCCCACGGCCGGTCGTCATCGCTGGGGCCTGCATTCCGTCCAGGGCAGAACTCTACCCTTTCCGAGACCACTCCACTGATGAGGAGCTACTCCACTGCCGACCTGGAGGGTGCCAGCATGGAGTTTGCTGGACAGGGATCTGTCGCCGGGGGCACCATCATGGGCATCCACAACCTGGCCATTGTCTTCCCCCAGTTCATTGTTGCGCTGGTCGCGTCCGTCATTTTCAGggtggccgacggcgacgccggtgACTCGGCTCCTGCCTTTGACGAGGTGttcaaggccaagacggGTGTGGCGTGGGTCCTTCGTTTTGGAGGTCTGATGGCACTCGTGGGAGCCGTCATCTGCCGCCAGGTGCCACCGACCAAGACTGAAAAG ATCATGCGTCGCCGTCTTGCCGAGATTCGCGAAGAGATTGGAGAGTAG